Proteins encoded in a region of the Fusibacter sp. A1 genome:
- a CDS encoding purine-nucleoside phosphorylase — MSLVNRIKEAAAYITELGAGQIEIGLILGSGLGSLADEIENPIKIMYDDIPHFPVSTVEGHEGQLVIGTLEGKTVMAMQGRFHYYEGYTPQVITFPVRVMKAMGASTLIVTNACGGMNPDLYPGALMFIEDHINFTFDNPLIGDNEGDLGPRFPDMSTAYTPGLIALGQGVADSLGIDTKKGVYAAISGPNYLGRAELKVLRTIGADTVGMSTIPETIVARHSGMDVLGISCVTDMAIAEELEPLEHEQVVKVANETRPKFIKLVKGILKEV, encoded by the coding sequence ATGTCACTTGTCAATCGAATTAAAGAAGCAGCTGCCTATATAACAGAGCTGGGTGCCGGTCAAATCGAGATCGGCCTCATCCTTGGCTCAGGTCTTGGCAGCTTGGCTGATGAAATAGAGAATCCAATTAAAATCATGTACGACGATATCCCTCATTTTCCTGTATCGACAGTGGAAGGACATGAGGGTCAACTGGTTATTGGCACGCTAGAAGGCAAGACCGTGATGGCCATGCAAGGGCGTTTCCATTACTACGAAGGATATACTCCACAGGTGATCACCTTCCCTGTTAGGGTGATGAAGGCGATGGGGGCAAGCACTTTGATTGTCACAAACGCTTGCGGCGGAATGAATCCGGACCTTTACCCAGGGGCACTCATGTTTATTGAAGACCACATCAATTTCACTTTCGACAATCCGCTTATCGGTGATAACGAGGGTGATCTTGGACCTAGGTTCCCTGATATGAGTACGGCGTATACACCTGGTCTGATCGCACTTGGACAGGGGGTGGCTGATTCCCTTGGAATCGATACGAAAAAGGGTGTGTATGCCGCTATCTCAGGACCCAACTACCTCGGAAGAGCCGAACTGAAGGTCTTAAGGACTATTGGCGCCGATACTGTGGGTATGTCGACGATTCCTGAAACGATTGTCGCTCGACACAGCGGCATGGATGTGCTTGGAATATCTTGTGTTACCGATATGGCAATTGCAGAAGAACTCGAGCCGCTAGAACATGAGCAGGTCGTCAAAGTTGCTAACGAAACTCGTCCCAAGTTTATTAAACTTGTTAAAGGTATACTAAAAGAGGTGTAA
- a CDS encoding purine-nucleoside phosphorylase, which translates to MSLTKINEAKAFIESQLAVKPTVGMILGSGLGVLADEIINPVKIKYDEIPHFLRSTVEGHAGQFVIGELNGVIVMAMQGRFHFYEGYSQKDITFPVRVMKALGIETIFVTNAAGGVNTSYVPGDLMIIDDHINFSGSNPLIGENEDELGPRFPDTSTAYTPALIALAHQVADEQGLALKQGVYQYNSGPTYETPAEVRMARILGADAVGMSTAPEVIVAAHMGMRVLGISCITNMAAGILDQPLHHGEVVETAERVRSQFIGLIKGVLAKL; encoded by the coding sequence ATGTCATTAACTAAAATCAATGAAGCAAAAGCGTTTATCGAGTCACAACTAGCTGTAAAACCTACAGTCGGTATGATTTTGGGGTCAGGCCTAGGTGTTCTGGCTGACGAAATCATCAATCCGGTTAAAATAAAATACGACGAAATCCCACATTTCTTACGTTCGACTGTCGAGGGTCACGCAGGACAGTTTGTCATCGGTGAGCTAAACGGTGTTATCGTCATGGCGATGCAAGGCAGATTCCACTTTTATGAAGGGTATTCACAAAAGGATATCACTTTCCCTGTGCGCGTGATGAAAGCCCTTGGAATCGAAACTATTTTCGTGACGAATGCGGCTGGTGGTGTAAACACTTCGTACGTGCCAGGTGACTTGATGATCATCGACGACCATATCAACTTCAGCGGTTCAAACCCTCTGATCGGTGAAAACGAAGATGAGTTAGGACCAAGGTTCCCAGATACATCAACGGCATACACTCCTGCACTTATCGCGCTTGCCCACCAGGTTGCAGATGAGCAGGGTCTTGCCCTTAAGCAAGGCGTTTACCAGTACAACAGCGGTCCTACTTATGAAACGCCTGCAGAAGTACGCATGGCAAGAATTTTAGGCGCTGATGCCGTAGGTATGTCGACAGCGCCCGAGGTTATCGTTGCGGCGCATATGGGTATGAGGGTGCTTGGCATCTCTTGCATCACAAACATGGCTGCCGGTATCCTTGACCAACCGCTTCACCATGGAGAGGTAGTTGAAACAGCTGAGAGAGTAAGATCTCAATTTATCGGTTTAATCAAAGGTGTGCTTGCAAAACTATAA
- a CDS encoding phosphopentomutase — protein MNRAIILILDSVGIGGLPDSAEFGDVGVNTLGNIAKETEAFTLPTLESLGLGKIKGVDYFSSKVTPKGAFGRMAEISKGKDTTTGHWEIAGLHIKEPFKTYPDGFPPVVIDAFVKATGREILCNKPASGTVVLEELGEEHMKTGKPIIYTSADSVFQIAAHEDIIPLPELYKMCDIARNMLMGEEVVARVIARPFVGEVGKFERTSNRRDYSLSPHDKTILDHLKENNYDVRAVGKIVDIYNGAGITHDVHTHDNMDGVDQTLNYMKDDFKGLIFTNFVDFDAKFGHRRNVAGYAKALEDIDARLPEIISAMNKDDILIITADHGNDPSYKGTDHTREYVPLLVYGDAIKANVDLGTRTTFADIAATLSDIFNVPKTAIGVSFKDEIIK, from the coding sequence ATTAATCGTGCAATTATTTTGATTTTAGACAGTGTAGGTATCGGTGGATTGCCTGATTCGGCAGAATTCGGCGATGTCGGCGTAAACACACTTGGCAATATCGCTAAAGAGACCGAAGCCTTTACTTTACCGACACTTGAGAGCTTGGGCCTTGGCAAGATCAAAGGTGTGGACTATTTCAGCAGCAAAGTGACTCCAAAAGGAGCTTTTGGCAGAATGGCTGAAATTTCAAAAGGTAAAGATACGACAACAGGTCATTGGGAAATAGCGGGTCTTCACATCAAGGAACCTTTCAAGACCTATCCTGACGGTTTTCCGCCAGTAGTGATCGATGCTTTTGTCAAGGCGACAGGTCGAGAAATCCTTTGCAATAAGCCGGCCAGCGGAACGGTTGTTCTTGAAGAGCTTGGTGAAGAACACATGAAAACAGGTAAGCCGATCATTTACACATCGGCAGACAGTGTGTTCCAGATCGCAGCCCATGAGGATATCATTCCACTGCCAGAACTTTATAAGATGTGCGACATCGCAAGAAACATGCTTATGGGCGAAGAGGTTGTCGCGCGAGTTATTGCAAGACCCTTTGTAGGAGAAGTAGGCAAGTTTGAACGTACTTCAAACAGACGCGACTATTCCTTGTCTCCTCACGATAAGACAATCTTAGATCATCTTAAAGAGAACAACTACGATGTAAGGGCGGTAGGGAAGATCGTCGACATCTATAATGGAGCAGGTATCACCCATGATGTGCATACACATGACAATATGGACGGTGTGGATCAGACGCTTAACTATATGAAGGACGATTTCAAAGGTCTTATCTTCACTAATTTTGTTGATTTTGACGCTAAGTTCGGACACAGAAGAAATGTAGCAGGTTACGCGAAAGCGCTTGAGGACATCGATGCGAGACTTCCAGAGATCATAAGCGCTATGAATAAGGACGACATTCTGATCATCACCGCCGACCACGGTAACGACCCTAGCTATAAGGGAACAGACCACACTAGGGAATATGTGCCTCTACTGGTTTACGGAGACGCTATAAAAGCGAATGTCGATTTAGGCACACGTACAACGTTTGCTGATATCGCGGCGACATTGTCTGATATATTCAATGTTCCTAAAACAGCGATCGGTGTAAGTTTCAAAGACGAAATCATTAAATAG
- a CDS encoding tyrosine-type recombinase/integrase: MNTYFQSFCVYLSKVENLKKNSLDAYSRDISLLMRFCEEQDINDWESITPGIIHDYVKMLQQNEKSNATINRHLASQRRFFRYLVQEGVITTAPEQHMERPKVERKQIEVLSKDQIEQLFLKIDRRSVAGLRDLIMLRLLYESGIKVSELIGLDVRDLNLKGRYLVATENDSTRTVYYSRETSKYLKKYFQLREGFDAVNEDMPLFINCYQTRLSRQGFWKTLKRTAVKADIEQSITPHTLRHSFAVHQLQNGVQLKTLQSMLGHSDIASTQVYENFLESRIV; this comes from the coding sequence ATGAATACTTATTTCCAAAGTTTTTGTGTCTACTTATCCAAAGTGGAAAACCTGAAGAAAAATTCTTTAGATGCGTACAGTAGAGATATCAGTTTGTTGATGCGTTTTTGTGAAGAACAGGATATCAACGACTGGGAAAGCATCACACCTGGCATCATCCACGACTATGTGAAAATGCTTCAGCAAAATGAAAAGTCCAATGCGACAATAAACAGACATTTGGCATCACAGCGACGGTTCTTCAGATACTTGGTTCAGGAAGGCGTGATCACAACCGCTCCTGAGCAACATATGGAGCGACCAAAAGTCGAACGCAAGCAGATTGAAGTCCTTAGTAAGGATCAGATCGAGCAGTTGTTCTTAAAGATCGACAGACGTTCGGTGGCGGGATTACGTGATTTGATTATGCTTCGATTACTTTATGAGTCTGGCATCAAGGTTAGCGAGCTTATCGGCCTTGATGTAAGAGACCTTAACCTAAAGGGTAGATACCTCGTCGCTACAGAAAACGATTCAACGAGGACGGTCTATTATAGCCGCGAAACATCAAAATACTTAAAAAAATACTTTCAGCTTCGCGAGGGGTTCGATGCGGTGAATGAGGATATGCCCTTATTTATCAACTGCTATCAAACAAGACTTTCAAGACAGGGATTTTGGAAGACCTTGAAGCGGACTGCTGTAAAAGCGGATATTGAACAGTCCATAACACCTCATACTTTGAGACATTCCTTTGCGGTCCACCAGCTTCAAAACGGTGTTCAACTTAAGACACTTCAAAGCATGCTCGGACACTCGGATATTGCCTCAACTCAAGTTTATGAGAACTTTCTGGAATCTAGGATTGTTTGA
- a CDS encoding diguanylate cyclase produces MTTQFNLIAFAFVEALILAGLMWIVQPTLSFKRYKLRLTAVPIIALYLIAAPLAGLTKFLGLYLLLILIMRVINKNRLLEACLYSVVIVTIKVFVSFLTAFRQLLLAKEFIASDLLSFFTRASDLGIMLSYLVLFIIIYRFFVNGLRAQITTFKVGHLLVFGVDLLVVLVTFSALNMLYRFFANSLFQLTNIDKLTILLLVTVNALVALVLLLMYLMNSFWLTHFKFKAYRSVAEMDELTGVMNRQSGMSRLSELYKFYKNTDKNFVLCFIDVNNLKVVNDRFGHNEGDRMIRSIATCVSDALRDDDFIARLGGDEFLVCFDMCQLRDAQKAWSRISQSLDKMNLSSDFKYRVSVSQGFASLNDNRKLTLKELIEKADVEMYENKRKYKTKLI; encoded by the coding sequence ATGACTACACAATTCAATTTAATAGCTTTCGCATTTGTTGAAGCATTAATATTAGCGGGTCTAATGTGGATTGTGCAACCTACGTTGTCATTTAAGCGATATAAATTAAGATTGACTGCGGTTCCCATCATCGCTTTGTATCTTATCGCAGCTCCTTTAGCAGGCCTGACAAAGTTTCTTGGTCTTTATCTATTATTAATACTAATTATGAGAGTGATAAATAAGAATCGTCTTTTAGAGGCGTGCCTTTATAGTGTCGTGATTGTGACAATTAAGGTTTTTGTCAGCTTTCTGACTGCCTTCAGGCAGCTTTTACTTGCCAAGGAATTTATCGCGAGCGACCTGCTTTCCTTTTTTACAAGGGCGTCCGATCTAGGCATCATGCTGTCTTATCTGGTCTTATTCATTATTATCTATCGTTTTTTTGTCAACGGGCTACGCGCACAGATTACCACATTCAAAGTAGGCCATCTGCTTGTTTTCGGTGTTGACCTCCTAGTCGTTCTTGTGACGTTTTCAGCTTTAAATATGCTGTATCGTTTTTTTGCCAATTCATTGTTTCAGCTTACCAATATCGACAAGCTTACGATTCTGCTTTTAGTAACTGTGAATGCGCTGGTTGCGCTTGTTCTACTACTGATGTACCTCATGAACTCATTTTGGCTGACCCATTTTAAATTCAAGGCCTACCGTAGTGTTGCCGAAATGGATGAACTGACAGGGGTGATGAACAGGCAGTCGGGAATGAGCCGGTTAAGTGAACTTTATAAGTTTTATAAGAACACAGATAAAAACTTTGTGCTTTGCTTTATCGATGTCAACAATTTAAAAGTCGTAAACGACCGTTTCGGTCACAATGAAGGTGATCGCATGATTCGTTCCATCGCCACTTGTGTAAGTGACGCTTTGCGAGACGACGATTTTATCGCCCGCCTCGGTGGCGACGAGTTTTTGGTATGCTTTGATATGTGCCAGCTAAGGGATGCGCAAAAGGCATGGTCAAGAATCAGCCAATCACTAGACAAGATGAACCTGTCAAGTGATTTTAAGTACCGTGTCAGCGTCAGTCAAGGATTTGCAAGCTTGAATGACAACCGTAAACTGACCTTAAAGGAACTGATTGAAAAAGCGGACGTTGAAATGTACGAGAACAAACGTAAATATAAAACAAAACTTATATAG
- the spo0A gene encoding sporulation transcription factor Spo0A codes for MKKKRVVIADDNKELCALVAKTIGSMDCFEIVGIAFDGADTLEQVNRLKPDILILDIIMPVLDGLAVMEALKKGGKVPDLRIIILSATGQDDITFKAMNLGAAYYMMKPFDEKVLKDRIMQFGFTSEKQVKDCKTKAVNDLFRAIGIPPHTKGHQYIKHAIALIDNDMSLLNKITTSLYPKIARQYETTASRVERAIRNTILLTLERGDLSMIEDLFGSYMKQQGKLTNSEFIGAILCVVNDIKR; via the coding sequence TTGAAAAAGAAACGAGTTGTCATCGCTGATGACAATAAGGAACTATGTGCATTAGTTGCAAAAACAATTGGATCGATGGATTGCTTTGAGATAGTCGGCATAGCCTTTGACGGCGCTGATACCCTAGAACAAGTCAACCGTTTGAAACCTGATATTCTTATTCTTGATATCATCATGCCCGTCCTTGACGGACTGGCCGTGATGGAGGCCTTAAAAAAAGGTGGAAAGGTTCCGGACTTGAGGATCATCATCCTATCCGCTACAGGTCAGGACGATATCACATTTAAGGCGATGAACCTCGGTGCCGCCTATTATATGATGAAGCCTTTTGACGAGAAAGTGCTAAAGGATAGAATCATGCAATTCGGATTCACTAGCGAAAAGCAGGTAAAAGATTGTAAAACCAAGGCTGTCAACGATTTGTTCAGAGCGATAGGGATTCCACCGCATACTAAAGGGCATCAATACATCAAGCATGCGATAGCATTGATTGACAACGACATGAGCCTACTCAATAAAATAACGACATCCCTATACCCTAAAATCGCCAGGCAGTATGAAACCACTGCAAGCCGTGTCGAGCGTGCGATAAGAAATACGATTCTTTTGACGCTCGAGCGAGGCGACTTGTCAATGATAGAGGATTTATTCGGCTCTTATATGAAACAGCAGGGTAAGCTAACCAACAGCGAGTTCATAGGAGCCATTTTATGTGTTGTAAATGATATAAAGAGGTGA
- the recN gene encoding DNA repair protein RecN encodes MLVRLHIKDYIIIESLDIDFGNGFNVLTGETGAGKSILLGALRLVLGERLSGDVIRNGAGRSIIQAVFELDEETVKSLSEWIELEDTTLIMTREVLSNGKSLMKINDVICTMQTAKQVGELVLAIHGQFDHQNLLLPDHQLTLVDAMLDQSGKVVLSQVGDHFDEIKKVENELNQIIDDPLAIERELELLTFQMTDIDESEIVASDEDLDRHFDAMKHSEGIITNLQRASDMISGEDYESFSIERGLSELIKVYESVVKYQPQFKERVEWLTDVMYQLKDLIAVNDSSIDSMTFDPYELLTIEKRLDKINHLKRKYGQTVEQILDYRASLDLKIEELEELRTKKDRLVEEKARLMSRFNEAGLLLRGKRQTVAKKLTQSLTKALKELNFEEASVELVFTERQKLSSFGIDQIEIYISLNKGMSLNPLKKVASGGEISRVMLALKSIIADYDAKQTLIFDEIDAGISGTTASIVAEKLYKVSLSHQVICISHLAQVALMADNHYVIEKSSNRTQTLSTITELDRDGRIAEIARIMGGLHVTQDILDNAQKLIQTAERKKGELS; translated from the coding sequence GTGTTAGTACGTTTACACATAAAAGACTATATTATCATTGAATCGCTGGATATCGATTTTGGAAACGGCTTCAACGTCTTAACCGGCGAAACGGGAGCAGGAAAATCTATTCTACTGGGTGCGCTCAGACTTGTTTTGGGCGAGCGCTTGTCTGGTGACGTTATCAGAAACGGTGCCGGTAGATCGATCATTCAAGCGGTTTTTGAATTGGACGAAGAGACGGTCAAGTCACTTAGTGAATGGATTGAACTGGAAGATACGACCCTGATTATGACAAGAGAAGTGCTTTCAAACGGCAAATCTCTGATGAAGATCAATGATGTCATCTGCACTATGCAGACTGCCAAACAGGTTGGAGAGCTTGTACTGGCAATCCATGGCCAATTCGACCATCAAAACCTGCTCTTGCCCGACCATCAACTGACACTAGTCGATGCGATGCTGGATCAGTCAGGTAAGGTGGTTTTATCCCAGGTCGGAGACCATTTTGATGAAATTAAGAAAGTTGAAAATGAGCTGAACCAGATTATTGATGATCCGCTTGCTATCGAAAGGGAGTTGGAACTCTTGACGTTCCAGATGACCGATATCGATGAGTCTGAGATTGTGGCAAGCGACGAGGACCTTGATAGGCATTTTGATGCCATGAAACACTCTGAAGGAATCATCACCAACCTTCAAAGGGCCAGTGATATGATTTCTGGAGAAGATTATGAATCCTTTTCTATTGAAAGAGGACTTTCAGAACTCATTAAGGTTTATGAAAGCGTTGTCAAATATCAGCCTCAGTTTAAAGAAAGGGTTGAATGGCTGACAGATGTCATGTATCAACTCAAGGACCTTATCGCTGTGAACGATTCCTCGATCGATTCGATGACCTTCGACCCTTATGAGTTATTAACTATCGAGAAGCGTCTTGATAAGATCAATCATTTGAAGCGAAAATATGGCCAAACCGTCGAGCAGATCCTAGACTATAGGGCGTCTCTCGACCTGAAGATTGAAGAACTGGAAGAACTGCGTACTAAAAAGGATAGGCTGGTTGAAGAGAAGGCGAGACTGATGAGCAGATTCAATGAGGCTGGGCTTCTCTTAAGGGGCAAACGTCAGACGGTGGCAAAGAAATTAACCCAGTCATTGACAAAAGCACTGAAAGAACTCAATTTTGAAGAGGCTTCTGTCGAACTTGTCTTTACTGAGCGCCAGAAACTCTCTAGTTTCGGAATCGATCAGATTGAAATTTATATATCACTGAACAAGGGCATGAGCCTGAATCCGCTTAAGAAAGTCGCCTCCGGAGGAGAAATATCCAGGGTGATGCTTGCTTTAAAATCCATTATCGCCGATTATGACGCTAAGCAGACACTGATTTTCGACGAAATCGACGCAGGTATTAGCGGAACTACAGCCAGTATTGTTGCCGAGAAGCTCTATAAAGTAAGTTTAAGTCATCAGGTCATCTGTATTTCACATCTTGCACAAGTCGCTCTGATGGCTGACAACCACTATGTCATTGAAAAATCATCCAATAGGACTCAGACTCTTTCGACAATCACAGAACTGGATAGAGATGGACGTATCGCTGAAATCGCAAGAATCATGGGGGGCTTACATGTCACTCAGGATATACTCGATAATGCACAGAAACTCATACAAACCGCCGAAAGAAAAAAAGGAGAACTGAGTTGA
- a CDS encoding arginine repressor codes for MKYARHSKIVELIDHYEIETQEELAGKLNQEGFKVTQATVSRDIKELRLIKVLTKTGRYKYASIQQQDAGITDRFIKIFKDSLINIDSAGNMIVIKTLPGAAQAAAAALDALDQKEIVGTLAGDDTIFLVVRHVEEINNVIHEFMNMTK; via the coding sequence ATGAAATATGCAAGGCATTCAAAGATTGTAGAACTGATTGACCATTATGAAATAGAAACGCAAGAAGAACTGGCAGGGAAGTTGAATCAGGAAGGTTTCAAAGTTACTCAAGCGACTGTATCTCGCGATATCAAGGAACTAAGACTGATCAAAGTGTTGACGAAGACGGGTAGGTATAAATATGCATCTATCCAGCAGCAGGATGCGGGAATCACGGATAGGTTTATAAAAATATTCAAGGATTCTTTGATCAATATCGATTCAGCGGGAAACATGATTGTAATCAAAACGCTTCCAGGAGCCGCACAGGCAGCAGCTGCCGCACTCGACGCGCTTGACCAAAAAGAGATCGTCGGAACGCTTGCGGGTGATGACACGATTTTCTTGGTGGTGAGACACGTTGAAGAGATCAACAATGTGATTCATGAATTTATGAACATGACAAAATAA
- a CDS encoding TlyA family RNA methyltransferase — MKERIDVLLVQKGYYETREKAKRALMAGLVFVDGQRFDKPGTKIDSEREIFVKGAAIPYVSRGGLKLEKAIHKFNIELTDSICMDVGASTGGFTDCMLQNGASKVYSIDVGYGQLDWKLRTDERVVNLERTNVRYLSAEQVPEKVDFVSIDVAFISLKLVVPAILSFMNDTCKMVCLIKPQFEAGREQVGKKGVVRDAAVHKEVIVTILTMLKEQGLSIVMLDYSPITGPNGNIEFLAYVTKETVDSIEISTSADQIVEQAHEHLRS, encoded by the coding sequence ATGAAAGAAAGAATAGATGTACTCCTGGTGCAGAAGGGTTATTACGAAACTCGTGAGAAGGCAAAGCGCGCACTGATGGCCGGTCTTGTTTTTGTCGACGGACAACGTTTTGACAAACCGGGAACGAAGATCGATAGTGAACGCGAGATTTTTGTCAAAGGAGCCGCCATTCCCTATGTTAGCCGAGGTGGGCTAAAACTAGAGAAGGCTATCCATAAATTCAACATCGAACTGACGGATTCCATTTGCATGGACGTAGGTGCGTCTACTGGTGGCTTCACAGATTGCATGCTTCAAAACGGAGCAAGTAAAGTCTATTCGATCGATGTAGGATATGGCCAATTGGATTGGAAGCTAAGAACCGACGAACGTGTTGTCAACCTTGAAAGGACCAATGTCAGATACCTTAGTGCTGAGCAAGTACCTGAGAAAGTCGATTTTGTTTCTATCGATGTCGCTTTTATTTCGCTTAAACTTGTCGTACCGGCAATCCTGTCGTTTATGAACGATACCTGTAAAATGGTGTGCCTAATCAAGCCGCAATTTGAAGCAGGACGGGAACAGGTCGGAAAAAAAGGAGTCGTACGAGATGCGGCAGTTCATAAGGAAGTGATCGTGACTATTCTTACGATGCTTAAAGAACAGGGATTATCAATTGTCATGCTTGATTATTCACCCATAACTGGACCAAACGGCAACATTGAATTTTTAGCCTATGTGACAAAGGAAACAGTAGACAGTATCGAGATAAGCACCTCCGCCGATCAGATAGTCGAGCAGGCGCACGAACACTTGAGATCATAA
- the dxs gene encoding 1-deoxy-D-xylulose-5-phosphate synthase produces the protein MYHYLNKLTCPSDIKTLDRKELIALSVEIRDYILKSVAKNGGHLASNLGVVELTVAMHLSFDSPTDQFVFDVSHQAYVHKLLTGRFEGFKTLRQYDGMSGFTKRKESDHDIFEAGHASTSLSAAMGLAKARDIKGEKHEVVAVIGDGALTGGMAYEAMNHIGHDGTKLIIILNDNEMSISENVGGMTKYLTKVRTNPNYFKVKDEVHQLIGRLPAVGKPMIKSISKVKESLKQMIVPGMLFEELGLTYLGLVDGHDIDALKDMFQHARKVDGPVIIHVKTKKGKGYRYSEEKPDLFHGISAFDIKTGKALKTSSDKTFSSVFGESLVELANMDKRICAVTAAMPAGTGLNEFMSVHKERFFDVGIAEEHAVTFAAGLARNGMRPFFVVYSTFLQRGYDQMIHDVCIQKLPVTFCLDRAGLVGDDGETHHGVFDLSFMLSMPSLTIFAPTDANDLSKMLAESLNIDGPVAIRYPRGGAYEDASRAECDLSPFYQNEGDDFNLIAIGRMHHYAMDAVKLLKEYGLSGRLITPKTIKPLDLEGLISKMAVDKPIFTVEDNQIIGGFGSYLSLLLSSSKVKSNVYPLGMPDDFVTHGNVETLFNKLGIDAQGIAHYIKETLE, from the coding sequence ATGTACCATTATTTAAATAAATTAACTTGTCCAAGTGACATAAAGACATTAGATCGAAAAGAACTGATTGCACTTTCTGTTGAAATCAGAGACTATATACTGAAATCCGTCGCCAAAAACGGAGGACATCTTGCATCAAACTTAGGAGTTGTGGAACTTACGGTTGCGATGCATCTTTCCTTTGACAGCCCTACCGACCAGTTTGTTTTTGATGTAAGCCATCAGGCTTATGTGCATAAACTACTTACAGGTCGATTTGAAGGGTTCAAAACCCTTAGACAATATGATGGCATGAGCGGATTCACAAAACGTAAGGAATCTGACCACGATATCTTCGAAGCGGGGCACGCATCAACTTCCCTTTCGGCTGCGATGGGACTTGCCAAAGCAAGAGATATCAAGGGCGAGAAGCATGAGGTCGTTGCTGTCATCGGAGATGGTGCTCTGACAGGCGGCATGGCATATGAAGCTATGAACCATATCGGCCATGACGGAACAAAACTGATCATCATCTTGAATGATAATGAAATGTCCATTTCTGAAAACGTAGGCGGAATGACCAAGTACCTTACGAAGGTAAGGACTAATCCAAACTATTTTAAAGTCAAGGATGAGGTCCATCAGCTGATAGGTAGGTTGCCGGCGGTTGGAAAACCGATGATCAAGTCGATTTCAAAAGTCAAGGAATCACTCAAGCAGATGATCGTGCCAGGCATGTTGTTCGAGGAGCTTGGTTTGACCTATCTTGGTCTTGTCGACGGTCACGATATAGATGCCCTAAAGGATATGTTCCAACATGCGCGTAAGGTAGACGGCCCCGTCATCATTCACGTAAAGACAAAAAAAGGAAAAGGGTATAGGTACTCCGAAGAGAAACCGGATCTTTTTCATGGTATCAGCGCTTTTGACATAAAAACAGGAAAAGCCTTAAAAACGAGTTCGGATAAGACTTTTTCGAGCGTGTTTGGCGAAAGCCTTGTGGAACTTGCAAACATGGACAAGCGAATTTGCGCTGTAACAGCCGCAATGCCTGCCGGAACCGGTCTTAACGAATTTATGTCAGTCCATAAGGAACGTTTTTTCGATGTAGGAATAGCCGAGGAACATGCGGTGACCTTCGCTGCCGGTCTTGCCAGAAACGGTATGAGACCCTTCTTTGTCGTGTATTCCACGTTTTTGCAAAGAGGATACGACCAGATGATCCATGATGTATGTATCCAAAAGCTTCCTGTCACATTTTGTCTGGACAGGGCGGGGCTTGTAGGCGATGACGGCGAAACCCATCATGGTGTGTTCGACCTGTCATTTATGCTAAGCATGCCGTCACTGACAATCTTCGCTCCTACAGACGCAAATGATCTAAGTAAGATGCTTGCTGAGAGCTTGAACATCGACGGGCCTGTTGCCATTCGTTACCCAAGAGGCGGCGCTTACGAAGATGCGAGTCGGGCGGAGTGTGATTTAAGTCCGTTCTATCAAAATGAAGGCGATGATTTTAACCTTATCGCTATCGGAAGAATGCACCACTATGCGATGGACGCCGTCAAGCTTTTAAAGGAATATGGATTATCGGGCAGGCTAATCACGCCTAAAACGATCAAACCCCTTGACCTTGAAGGTCTCATCAGTAAAATGGCTGTTGATAAGCCGATCTTCACAGTGGAAGACAATCAGATTATCGGTGGTTTTGGAAGTTATCTGAGCCTACTGCTTTCGAGCAGCAAGGTCAAGTCGAATGTCTATCCTTTGGGGATGCCGGATGATTTTGTAACTCACGGGAATGTCGAAACACTGTTTAACAAATTAGGAATCGATGCGCAAGGTATCGCACATTATATTAAGGAGACGCTTGAATGA